In Fluviicola taffensis DSM 16823, the following are encoded in one genomic region:
- a CDS encoding PorP/SprF family type IX secretion system membrane protein has product MKIRICLFAIFLSGLSYSQDAHLSMYDAAPLFLNPALTGVVDGDFRVHGQYRTQWKSVNFKPYTSALISFDMPIKKWGFGVQINNFRAGAGNFNVLQGLLSAAYYIPLNKNKTHILNFGLQGGVTQKSLEYQLLSFNNQYTLNNGGQFDQTIVSNENFGAQSKFIPMLNASALYYYSKAQSRLNPFIGVSVFNLTQPNESFFGRESKLPLRMYTHIGTRINITELFYVIPKVLIMNQKKFHEQTYAIEAGYFLKGSGAYVLAGVIVRAKDAMIATLGVRKDQFIVKLAYDFNISSLTATSKSKGGFELSFTYVHKKKKPIDYKVCPRL; this is encoded by the coding sequence ATGAAAATTAGAATTTGTTTGTTTGCCATTTTCTTGAGTGGTTTGTCTTATAGTCAGGATGCGCATTTATCTATGTATGATGCAGCTCCTTTGTTTTTAAACCCTGCATTGACAGGAGTTGTAGATGGTGATTTCCGCGTTCATGGTCAATACCGTACTCAGTGGAAATCGGTTAATTTCAAACCGTATACATCGGCATTGATTAGCTTTGATATGCCTATAAAAAAATGGGGATTTGGAGTTCAGATTAATAATTTCAGAGCTGGTGCAGGAAATTTCAATGTATTACAAGGTTTATTGTCAGCCGCTTATTATATTCCTTTGAACAAGAATAAAACGCATATTTTAAACTTTGGACTTCAGGGCGGAGTGACTCAAAAATCATTGGAGTATCAGTTGTTGTCATTCAATAATCAATATACGTTGAATAATGGAGGTCAATTTGATCAAACAATTGTATCGAATGAAAATTTTGGAGCACAGTCGAAGTTCATTCCCATGTTGAATGCGAGCGCTTTATACTATTATTCAAAAGCTCAATCGCGATTAAATCCGTTTATTGGAGTTTCCGTTTTCAATTTAACGCAACCCAATGAGTCTTTCTTTGGAAGAGAATCGAAGCTTCCATTGCGAATGTATACACACATTGGAACTCGAATTAACATTACAGAATTGTTTTATGTGATTCCAAAGGTGTTAATTATGAATCAAAAGAAGTTTCATGAACAAACGTATGCTATTGAAGCTGGATATTTCTTAAAAGGTAGTGGCGCATATGTTTTAGCGGGTGTTATTGTTAGAGCTAAAGATGCTATGATTGCAACACTTGGAGTTCGAAAAGATCAATTCATTGTTAAATTAGCTTATGACTTCAATATTTCTTCTTTGACAGCAACTTCAAAAAGTAAAGGTGGATTTGAACTTTCATTTACGTATGTTCACAAGAAGAAAAAACCAATTGATTACAAAGTCTGTCCACGATTATAA
- a CDS encoding OmpA family protein, whose protein sequence is MKSKIACLLFLVISSMSLAQSKRIYIYKGNEYFNKLDYANAVEQYKLALSDSVALATMIYPYETQTTNQKLSKTKVVVDSTLRVTMEQYLHHHVAWCYYRLHDYPNAEKHLKNTVAEKAYPDDSYYLAQSYMNNNKYDEAITQFEDYIRSSGADDELLHAAQVAMTGCYLAKEEIGKTREISVRLADTSVFNKGTASFATMYFDKDQKLLFTSAREGGVILNEKQQSEYLCDLYWVSLNEDSTWSAPTNFGRPLNSAQNDGAASFNNNNVIFYTRWSEEKRKEQNIYLARMVNMKFFEAYKLDSVVNYPGYRSIQPYVSMDGRTLYFSSNRPGGLGGMDIWKIAIDSAGNTIGQAENLGALINSDQDEVTPFFHEVSSTLFFSSNGHGSMGGLDIFKALYDRETSAFSVPMNLGMPINSNRDDAYMMWDSRLSKGFFSSDREPCKGGSCYDIYEVVNEPIHIYLSGYSYNKETEEILPNVKLSFKDIRGAFPSYTIVTDSNGFYEKELTYGVELFIKGQKINYFADATSVNTNSITQTTSITRDFYLRPIPQDEIEIEGIEYDFNSDKLRPASEAVLDKLLEFLELNNNIVVEINSHTDARGKDIYNLDLSQRRAKSCVDYLVSKGITPERLIAKGYGETQPNQLYGPDKKPVLDAEGKPVLLTEAYIDTFKVKAEREVLHQKNRRTSFKVINQ, encoded by the coding sequence ATGAAATCTAAAATCGCTTGTTTGTTGTTTTTAGTGATATCTTCGATGTCACTTGCACAATCAAAAAGAATATATATATACAAAGGCAATGAGTATTTCAATAAATTGGATTATGCAAATGCTGTTGAACAATATAAGTTGGCATTATCGGATTCTGTTGCTTTGGCAACGATGATTTATCCATATGAAACTCAAACGACCAATCAAAAGCTTTCAAAAACGAAAGTTGTTGTAGATAGTACTCTTCGGGTTACTATGGAGCAATATTTACACCATCATGTAGCTTGGTGTTATTATCGACTGCATGATTATCCGAATGCCGAAAAACATTTAAAAAACACAGTTGCGGAGAAAGCATATCCTGATGATAGCTATTATTTAGCTCAGAGCTATATGAATAATAATAAGTATGATGAGGCTATCACTCAATTTGAGGATTATATTCGTTCTTCTGGAGCTGATGATGAATTATTACACGCCGCTCAAGTAGCTATGACTGGGTGTTATTTAGCGAAAGAAGAAATTGGAAAAACTAGAGAAATCAGTGTTCGCTTAGCAGATACAAGCGTTTTTAATAAGGGAACTGCAAGTTTTGCTACGATGTATTTTGATAAAGATCAAAAGTTATTGTTTACATCAGCAAGAGAAGGCGGTGTAATTCTAAACGAAAAGCAGCAATCTGAGTATTTATGTGATTTGTATTGGGTTTCTTTGAATGAAGATAGCACATGGTCGGCACCAACAAACTTTGGTCGCCCATTGAATAGTGCTCAAAATGATGGAGCTGCATCTTTCAATAATAATAACGTGATTTTTTATACACGATGGAGTGAGGAGAAGCGAAAAGAACAAAATATTTATTTGGCCCGCATGGTAAATATGAAATTCTTCGAAGCTTATAAATTAGATTCTGTGGTTAATTATCCTGGATATCGAAGTATTCAACCTTACGTTTCTATGGATGGAAGAACGTTGTATTTTTCTTCGAATCGCCCAGGAGGCTTGGGAGGAATGGATATTTGGAAAATTGCCATTGATTCTGCTGGAAATACAATCGGTCAAGCTGAAAATTTAGGTGCCTTGATTAATTCAGACCAAGATGAAGTAACACCTTTCTTTCACGAAGTTTCTTCCACACTTTTCTTTTCATCTAATGGACATGGGAGTATGGGAGGATTGGATATCTTTAAAGCTTTGTACGACAGAGAAACTAGTGCTTTTAGTGTTCCGATGAATTTAGGAATGCCCATCAATTCGAATAGAGATGATGCCTATATGATGTGGGATTCGCGCTTGTCAAAAGGATTTTTCTCCAGTGATAGAGAACCTTGTAAAGGAGGAAGTTGTTACGACATCTATGAAGTGGTGAATGAGCCAATTCATATTTACTTAAGCGGTTATTCATACAACAAGGAAACAGAAGAGATTCTTCCAAATGTGAAGCTAAGCTTCAAAGATATTCGCGGTGCTTTTCCATCGTATACCATTGTAACTGATTCTAATGGATTTTATGAGAAAGAATTGACTTATGGAGTAGAACTTTTTATCAAAGGTCAAAAAATTAATTATTTCGCAGATGCAACGAGTGTCAATACGAATTCAATTACACAGACGACAAGTATTACTAGAGATTTTTACTTGAGACCGATTCCACAAGATGAAATTGAAATTGAAGGAATTGAATACGATTTTAACTCAGATAAATTAAGACCAGCTTCAGAAGCAGTATTGGATAAATTATTGGAATTCTTGGAATTGAATAACAACATTGTTGTAGAGATTAATTCTCATACAGATGCCCGTGGTAAAGATATTTACAATTTGGATTTATCACAAAGAAGGGCGAAATCGTGTGTTGATTACTTGGTTTCAAAAGGAATTACACCTGAACGCTTGATAGCAAAAGGTTATGGAGAAACCCAACCAAATCAATTGTATGGTCCCGATAAAAAACCTGTTTTGGATGCGGAAGGAAAACCCGTATTGTTGACCGAAGCGTATATCGATACTTTTAAAGTGAAAGCTGAACGCGAGGTTTTACATCAAAAGAACAGAAGAACTTCGTTTAAGGTAATTAACCAATAA
- a CDS encoding rhodanese-like domain-containing protein, giving the protein MKHSIFLILFSTLFACNQKTTNGKTLVVDVRTESIWRQGHACIGVNIPLPELEKHKSELLKYDTVIFICETGKSAQQATSYMNAEKEHTTIFKNGISWVNYQCP; this is encoded by the coding sequence ATGAAACACTCAATATTCTTGATACTCTTTTCTACTCTATTCGCTTGTAATCAGAAAACTACCAATGGAAAAACACTTGTGGTTGATGTACGCACTGAAAGTATTTGGAGACAAGGACATGCTTGCATAGGTGTAAATATTCCCCTACCCGAACTGGAAAAACACAAATCTGAATTATTAAAATACGATACCGTTATTTTCATATGTGAAACCGGAAAAAGCGCACAACAAGCAACTTCTTATATGAATGCTGAAAAGGAACACACTACGATCTTTAAAAACGGAATCTCCTGGGTAAATTACCAATGCCCGTGA
- a CDS encoding OmpA family protein has translation MWKNYLLITGISLISIQSFYAQEEDPSCLAPSKKAQKYIFAGQNAGDPKTAAENFAKAIEEAPDNAGAYFEFGMYAYESGKKAYETVANPAQGDRSWVKAEQLLVKAAELCPDYHSDIFYYLGVINYTQDQKEEANKWFQKFVDFKNTDNSRYGTNYAKQLTDVKKLLVNQKEDSEMASKQVPFNPKKVQNVSTGNDEYFPMISPDNLLMFYTRKQDVKNLGDLVSNVQEVYTYSNHMDEGISFDGGKAFPKPFNNGSFQSYGGATMSVDNKEMIICACKRAEVNGQAYMNCDLYSTTYQKTGPNPSDYQWSELVNLGPKINTPDGWEAQPSMSADGNTLFYTANRRTTKDNDVFVVKRNPDGTWGSPRPFDEINTAGKDKSPFLHQDSETLYFVSTVSDDRKGAGGLDIFYMREENGVWSKPKNIGYPINTAEDEIGIFVSTDGKLAYYSSQQQGNWDIYGFDLYEEARPKAVTIIKGDLKDPTGKPIENAIIEVAYESSDKVEQVRVNGNDGKYAVVVKTEKPQDIMVSVKKDGAAFDSKLITKEEIVKKENRVNNNLEVKELKVGEAYTINDILYDYNSDFLSTKSKFILREFARFLKSNPTVKIMVQGHTDSDGDDAKNLDLSDRRAKGVKAYLQSQGIESDRLEAKGYGETKPKVENDTPENKAKNRRTDFLIQGM, from the coding sequence ATGTGGAAAAACTACTTGTTAATTACTGGAATATCTCTTATTTCCATCCAATCATTTTACGCACAAGAGGAAGATCCATCTTGTTTAGCACCATCTAAAAAAGCCCAAAAATATATCTTCGCAGGACAAAATGCTGGTGATCCAAAAACTGCCGCTGAGAATTTTGCCAAAGCTATTGAAGAGGCTCCTGATAATGCGGGTGCTTATTTCGAATTCGGAATGTATGCGTACGAATCTGGTAAAAAAGCCTATGAAACGGTTGCAAACCCCGCACAAGGTGACAGAAGTTGGGTAAAAGCAGAACAATTACTAGTAAAAGCAGCTGAATTGTGCCCAGATTACCATTCTGATATTTTCTATTATTTAGGAGTAATCAATTATACCCAAGATCAAAAAGAGGAAGCAAATAAGTGGTTTCAGAAATTTGTGGATTTCAAAAACACCGATAATTCACGTTATGGAACAAACTATGCCAAACAACTTACGGACGTAAAAAAATTATTGGTCAATCAGAAAGAAGATTCTGAAATGGCTAGCAAACAAGTTCCTTTCAACCCGAAGAAAGTTCAAAATGTTTCGACAGGAAATGATGAATACTTCCCAATGATTTCTCCCGACAACTTACTGATGTTCTATACACGCAAGCAGGATGTGAAAAATTTGGGTGACCTTGTTTCGAATGTGCAAGAGGTTTACACCTATTCCAATCACATGGACGAAGGTATTTCATTTGATGGAGGAAAAGCATTTCCAAAACCATTCAATAATGGATCTTTTCAAAGTTACGGTGGCGCAACGATGTCTGTCGATAACAAAGAAATGATTATTTGTGCCTGCAAAAGAGCTGAAGTAAATGGCCAGGCATACATGAATTGTGATTTATACTCAACAACTTATCAAAAAACAGGTCCCAATCCTTCTGATTATCAATGGTCTGAATTAGTCAATTTAGGTCCAAAAATTAATACACCAGACGGTTGGGAAGCTCAGCCTTCTATGTCAGCGGATGGAAATACCTTATTCTATACAGCCAATCGCAGAACAACAAAAGATAACGATGTTTTTGTCGTAAAGAGAAATCCAGATGGAACTTGGGGTTCGCCCAGACCATTTGATGAGATAAACACTGCTGGAAAAGACAAGAGCCCCTTTTTACATCAAGATAGTGAAACCTTGTATTTTGTTTCAACCGTATCAGATGATCGAAAAGGTGCTGGTGGTTTGGATATTTTCTACATGCGTGAGGAAAATGGAGTTTGGAGTAAACCGAAAAATATTGGTTACCCAATCAATACAGCAGAAGACGAAATTGGAATTTTTGTTTCTACAGATGGTAAATTGGCTTATTATTCATCCCAACAGCAAGGAAACTGGGATATTTACGGGTTTGATTTGTACGAAGAAGCTCGTCCAAAAGCGGTAACAATCATCAAAGGAGATCTAAAAGATCCAACGGGTAAACCTATTGAAAATGCTATCATTGAAGTTGCTTACGAGAGTTCAGATAAAGTAGAACAAGTTCGAGTAAACGGAAATGATGGAAAATATGCAGTGGTTGTGAAGACCGAAAAACCTCAAGACATCATGGTTTCTGTGAAAAAAGATGGAGCAGCTTTCGATTCTAAATTAATTACGAAAGAGGAAATTGTCAAAAAAGAGAATCGTGTGAATAATAATTTAGAGGTGAAAGAACTCAAAGTTGGAGAAGCTTATACAATCAATGACATTTTGTATGACTACAACTCTGATTTTCTTTCTACTAAATCAAAATTCATTCTTCGTGAGTTCGCTCGTTTCTTAAAATCCAATCCTACAGTGAAAATAATGGTTCAAGGACATACGGATAGCGATGGTGACGATGCGAAAAATTTAGATCTTTCTGATCGTCGTGCGAAAGGTGTAAAAGCTTATTTGCAATCTCAAGGCATTGAATCGGATCGATTAGAAGCGAAAGGTTATGGTGAAACGAAACCGAAAGTTGAAAATGATACACCAGAAAATAAAGCGAAGAATCGTAGAACTGATTTCTTGATTCAGGGAATGTGA
- a CDS encoding O-methyltransferase: protein MEFIDQALDDYCCVHTSAESELLAKLNRDTHVNVLQPRMLSGHFQGRLLSLLSKMIRPERILEIGTYTGYSALCMAEGLTENGKIITLDINAQLEDFVRSYIEESDYASKIDYRICNAMEEIPHLEEQFDLVFIDADKMNYINYYNLVFNKVKSGGYILSDNVLWSGKVIQTEGKIDKDTQLLKDFNDLIQNDSRVENILLPIRDGVMIARKK, encoded by the coding sequence ATGGAATTCATTGATCAAGCATTGGATGATTACTGTTGTGTACATACGTCAGCAGAATCTGAATTATTGGCAAAACTGAATAGAGATACACATGTGAATGTACTGCAACCTCGTATGTTGAGCGGTCATTTTCAAGGTCGTTTGTTGAGTTTATTGTCTAAAATGATTCGTCCGGAACGCATTTTGGAGATTGGAACTTACACCGGTTATTCCGCATTGTGCATGGCAGAAGGCTTGACAGAAAACGGAAAAATAATTACACTAGATATCAATGCGCAATTGGAAGACTTTGTTCGTTCTTACATCGAAGAAAGTGATTACGCATCTAAAATAGATTACCGCATTTGTAACGCCATGGAGGAAATTCCACACCTAGAAGAGCAATTTGATTTGGTATTTATTGATGCGGACAAAATGAACTACATCAATTACTACAATTTGGTTTTCAACAAAGTAAAATCAGGCGGATACATCTTGTCAGACAATGTATTGTGGTCGGGGAAAGTCATTCAAACAGAAGGAAAAATTGACAAAGACACTCAGTTATTGAAAGATTTTAACGATTTGATTCAAAATGATTCCCGTGTGGAGAACATCTTGCTTCCAATACGAGATGGGGTGATGATTGCTAGAAAAAAATGA
- a CDS encoding DUF1569 domain-containing protein, protein MIRKTLFSKQALQISIDRINQLQADKTPLWGKMNVSQMLDHCSETMKVARGEKELKRIFLSYILGSMMKESFYNDKPIPKNGPTHKDFIITTTSDFEKAKKELIDHLVAFQEAGMDKCTDAPHSFFGKITKEQWGLGMYKHLDHHLQQFGV, encoded by the coding sequence ATGATCAGAAAAACGCTCTTTTCGAAACAAGCTTTGCAAATAAGTATCGATCGAATCAATCAACTACAAGCAGATAAAACTCCACTTTGGGGAAAAATGAATGTCTCTCAAATGCTGGATCATTGTAGTGAAACCATGAAAGTAGCTCGTGGAGAAAAGGAATTGAAACGCATTTTTCTGAGTTATATCTTAGGAAGTATGATGAAAGAATCTTTCTACAACGACAAACCGATTCCTAAAAATGGTCCGACACATAAGGATTTTATCATAACGACTACTTCTGACTTTGAAAAAGCAAAAAAAGAGTTAATAGATCATTTAGTAGCGTTCCAAGAAGCTGGAATGGATAAATGTACAGATGCACCTCACTCATTTTTCGGGAAAATTACGAAAGAACAATGGGGATTGGGAATGTACAAACATTTAGATCATCACTTACAACAATTTGGCGTTTAG
- a CDS encoding DUF6150 family protein — MKNLFIVLVLFLTSNTLYSQQVYSVNYSSQADVRVFVVQYESQADLKVYKVKYSSQAGENDGKWFFVDYESQAKKTIFFVDYESQADLKIFFVEYESQAGWRNSSKKQLMY, encoded by the coding sequence ATGAAAAACCTATTTATAGTACTCGTTCTCTTTTTAACCTCAAATACCCTTTATTCGCAACAAGTTTACTCTGTAAACTATTCATCTCAAGCGGATGTAAGAGTCTTCGTAGTTCAATACGAATCTCAAGCAGATTTAAAAGTTTACAAAGTAAAATACTCTTCTCAAGCTGGAGAAAATGATGGAAAATGGTTTTTTGTAGATTATGAAAGTCAAGCAAAAAAGACCATTTTCTTCGTCGATTATGAAAGCCAAGCGGATTTGAAAATTTTCTTCGTGGAATACGAAAGTCAAGCAGGCTGGAGAAATAGTAGTAAGAAGCAGTTGATGTATTAA
- a CDS encoding carbon-nitrogen hydrolase family protein: MDIVDNIELTYLSISDYEALKEAMVESYTGLSNPFWNRNQIETLINQFPDGQVAIKVNGQIAGVALCIIVDSSKYEHLHTYRQITGDYTFKTHRPDGNVLYGIDVFIKKEFRGLRLGRRLYDYRKELCEKLNLKGIAFGGRIPNYHRYAEEMSPKEYIEKVKRKEVHDPVLDFQMSNDFHPSKILKNYLEGDPDSKDYAVLLEWDNLYYEVKNEAPSAIKTVVRLGLIQWQMRPYSNLEELMQQAEYFVDAVSGYRSDFALFPEFFNAPLMAENNHLSEPQAIRELAQYTQEIVQQFSKLAISYNINIITGSMPEIQNDRLFNVGYLCHRDGRIERFEKIHVTPDEAKIWGMEGGNNLQVFDTDCGKIGILICYDVEFPELSRLLATEGMDILFVPFLTDTQNGYSRVRHCAQARAIENECYVAIAGSVGNLPNVHNMDIQYAQSMVFTPCDFAFPSNGIKAEATPNAEMILIADVDITLLRELNQYGSVRNLKDRRTDIYDLKKRKRKE; this comes from the coding sequence ATGGACATTGTTGACAATATTGAACTCACCTATTTAAGTATATCAGACTACGAAGCATTGAAAGAGGCCATGGTGGAATCCTACACGGGTTTATCCAATCCTTTTTGGAACAGAAATCAGATCGAAACCCTTATAAATCAGTTTCCAGACGGACAAGTTGCCATTAAAGTAAACGGTCAAATTGCTGGAGTAGCACTTTGTATTATTGTGGATTCCTCCAAATATGAGCATTTGCACACTTACCGCCAAATCACTGGTGATTACACCTTCAAAACGCATAGACCAGATGGAAATGTGCTTTACGGAATTGATGTATTTATCAAAAAAGAATTCCGTGGTTTGCGCCTAGGCAGACGTTTATACGATTACCGCAAAGAATTGTGCGAAAAATTGAATCTCAAGGGCATTGCTTTTGGCGGGCGAATACCCAACTATCATCGTTACGCGGAGGAAATGTCCCCAAAAGAATACATTGAAAAAGTAAAACGCAAAGAGGTTCACGATCCAGTGCTCGATTTTCAAATGTCGAACGATTTTCACCCTTCTAAAATTTTAAAAAATTACCTGGAAGGTGATCCCGACTCCAAAGATTACGCCGTCCTATTGGAATGGGATAACTTATACTATGAGGTAAAAAACGAAGCTCCAAGTGCCATAAAAACTGTCGTTCGTTTAGGTTTAATTCAATGGCAAATGCGACCCTACTCCAACTTAGAAGAATTGATGCAACAAGCAGAATATTTCGTCGATGCAGTTTCGGGGTATCGTTCCGACTTTGCATTATTTCCGGAATTTTTCAATGCTCCATTGATGGCTGAAAATAACCATTTATCGGAACCCCAAGCTATTCGCGAATTAGCTCAATATACGCAAGAAATTGTACAACAATTTTCCAAGCTAGCAATCAGTTACAACATCAATATCATTACGGGAAGTATGCCCGAAATTCAAAACGACCGACTTTTCAATGTGGGATATTTATGTCACCGTGATGGAAGAATAGAACGTTTCGAGAAAATTCATGTCACCCCAGATGAAGCCAAAATCTGGGGAATGGAAGGCGGAAATAACCTCCAAGTCTTCGATACCGATTGTGGAAAGATTGGTATTTTAATCTGTTACGATGTCGAATTCCCAGAACTAAGTCGTTTATTAGCTACTGAAGGAATGGATATTTTGTTTGTTCCTTTCCTAACAGATACTCAAAACGGATACTCTCGTGTTCGTCATTGTGCACAGGCACGGGCAATTGAAAATGAGTGTTATGTTGCCATTGCTGGAAGTGTTGGAAACTTACCGAATGTACACAACATGGATATTCAATATGCACAATCCATGGTTTTTACACCCTGTGATTTTGCCTTTCCTTCAAACGGAATTAAGGCCGAAGCAACTCCAAATGCAGAAATGATTTTGATTGCAGATGTAGACATTACCTTGTTGCGTGAGCTCAATCAATACGGTTCGGTACGAAACCTGAAAGATCGTAGAACAGACATTTACGATTTGAAGAAACGCAAACGGAAGGAATAA
- a CDS encoding protein-export chaperone SecB, with translation MKSELNFIDFIVPRFLFEKGHYEKSDNPVKIKPKAVISRSKNQFHINMDIELIDNENDFKLKMFCIGIFHFETESEDHLLSFLSLNGPAIVFPYVRSFISSVTALSGFDTITLPTMNLSGFKDELIKGLVDIDNQTES, from the coding sequence ATGAAGTCAGAATTAAATTTTATAGATTTTATCGTGCCTAGATTCCTATTCGAGAAGGGGCACTATGAAAAATCTGACAATCCAGTAAAGATTAAGCCAAAGGCTGTGATTAGTAGATCTAAAAATCAATTTCATATTAATATGGATATTGAATTGATTGATAATGAGAACGACTTCAAATTGAAAATGTTTTGTATTGGCATATTTCATTTTGAAACAGAAAGTGAAGACCATCTTTTAAGTTTTCTTTCTCTAAATGGACCTGCAATTGTTTTTCCATATGTGAGATCATTTATTTCCTCCGTAACAGCTTTGTCAGGATTCGATACTATTACATTACCTACTATGAATCTTTCAGGTTTTAAAGATGAACTTATCAAAGGTCTAGTTGATATAGATAATCAGACGGAGTCCTGA
- a CDS encoding RelA/SpoT domain-containing protein has translation MIAKKEFLEKYNISDSEFKKSGAIWPELEAIYNHFDSIRHDFEPTARDIAERLLKVKSVHSVRYRIKESEHLIEKIIRKKLEDKKRVFTIENYVSEISDIIGVRALHLFKDDWNYIDSYIISTWKTKETPTANVRNGDSEELIKIYQDKKYEIKEHKYGYRSVHYILESSPTKQSFVAELQIRTIFEEAWSEIDHTIRYPYDLENPILKEYLLMFNRLAGNADEMGTYIKFLQSELQNKERKFEEELKEREQIIDDLKSKIETLEIDKKLKKELGSSIDHLIASNKSVLNDIAIINNDTFITNSFTHVFSKKDKTCITCFKKFSGSDFVFQCEECQKKSRQIIIK, from the coding sequence ATGATTGCAAAAAAAGAATTTCTTGAAAAATATAATATATCAGATTCTGAATTTAAAAAGTCTGGAGCTATTTGGCCCGAATTGGAAGCTATTTATAACCATTTTGATAGTATTCGTCATGACTTTGAACCAACAGCAAGGGACATTGCAGAAAGATTATTAAAGGTAAAAAGTGTTCACTCTGTAAGATATAGAATAAAAGAATCCGAACATTTAATAGAAAAAATTATTCGGAAGAAATTAGAAGACAAAAAACGTGTTTTCACTATTGAAAATTATGTATCTGAAATAAGTGATATAATTGGTGTAAGGGCTCTTCATCTATTTAAAGATGATTGGAATTATATCGATTCATACATAATTAGCACATGGAAGACAAAGGAAACGCCCACTGCGAATGTAAGAAATGGTGATTCTGAGGAACTAATAAAAATTTATCAAGACAAAAAATATGAAATAAAGGAACACAAATATGGATATCGTTCGGTTCATTATATCTTAGAATCAAGTCCTACAAAACAGTCATTTGTAGCCGAATTACAAATTAGAACAATCTTTGAAGAGGCTTGGAGTGAAATAGACCACACTATTCGATATCCATATGATCTAGAAAATCCTATTTTAAAAGAATACTTATTAATGTTCAATAGATTAGCTGGCAATGCTGATGAAATGGGTACCTACATTAAATTCTTACAATCAGAACTCCAAAATAAGGAACGAAAATTTGAGGAAGAACTCAAGGAACGTGAACAAATAATAGATGACCTAAAATCAAAAATAGAAACTCTTGAAATTGACAAAAAATTAAAAAAAGAACTTGGATCTAGTATTGATCATTTAATTGCTTCCAATAAAAGTGTTTTGAATGATATAGCAATTATTAATAATGACACATTTATAACCAATTCATTTACTCATGTCTTTTCAAAAAAAGACAAAACATGTATAACATGTTTTAAGAAATTTTCAGGTAGTGATTTTGTATTTCAATGCGAAGAATGTCAAAAAAAATCTCGCCAGATTATTATTAAATAA
- a CDS encoding RNA polymerase sigma factor: MIGSVNMQQELKQLYRKWPDIRRYLKTLGCDSVSGEDIFQEALLIYVRKRESSEFELTVEPFFYVRNTCKLLWYNQARKEQKHISTELPENIEAAEDGWFEKELKIREVESTLMKLGAQCQELLQLFYGLGWNMVDIAKKIGLRNDKVAKAQKYRCLQKAKELIQEQELHVEPMKA; the protein is encoded by the coding sequence ATGATTGGATCCGTAAATATGCAACAAGAATTAAAACAACTCTATCGGAAATGGCCAGATATTCGACGTTATCTGAAGACTTTGGGCTGCGATTCAGTGAGTGGGGAAGATATTTTTCAGGAAGCCTTGCTTATTTATGTTCGAAAACGTGAATCTTCGGAATTTGAATTGACTGTTGAACCGTTTTTTTATGTGCGAAATACCTGTAAATTATTGTGGTACAATCAAGCGCGGAAGGAGCAAAAGCACATTTCTACCGAATTGCCCGAAAATATAGAAGCCGCTGAAGATGGATGGTTCGAGAAAGAATTGAAAATCCGTGAAGTGGAATCAACGCTTATGAAATTAGGAGCTCAGTGCCAGGAATTATTACAGTTGTTTTACGGATTGGGATGGAACATGGTAGATATTGCCAAAAAGATTGGCTTGCGGAACGATAAGGTTGCAAAAGCTCAGAAATACCGATGCTTACAGAAAGCAAAGGAATTAATACAGGAACAAGAATTACACGTTGAACCAATGAAAGCATAA